TGAAATGCCACCTTGCCATGCCACTAGGCAATacttttaacgccgtccatagAATTTAACGCTAGGGactttattgattcaattttacataaataggaACCCAATTTTGCCACTTCAAAATACGGGGACCTAATTGACACGAATCTACAAAAATAGAGACCTCCGAATCAATTAAACCATTATACAActttcaaaaaaacaaaaatatattttataccaACACTAAACATATAACTGAGACTATTGTATTAATGAAGATATTACATATCCTTCACCAAATAGGAGATTTAAGGGATGATGGTGTCTTTTAGGATTGTTCATAAAGAGCACAATCGAAAGGGTATTTACactatttaaattgaaatagaaTATGATTATTATACACTTTTATTCAAGGATAAATACACCCAAAAGTTGTGCTCTTATACCTAAAACAATTTTTCATGACCACGAATGAGTTATGAGTTGGTCATTCCTCAAACAGGAACCCAGCAAGAAAGAGCAAAAGGACTATgtcattttcatctttacaaAGCCCATTTGTCATCCTCATCAAATGTAAAATCCTTATGATAATCCTTTTTCACATTTCTTTTACCTTGTTTACGAGTTTTTTTGCTAAATAGTAGTTGCTTGAACCTTGCTCTCTGGTTAATGGAAGTTGCTTGAACTTTGTTATCTAATTCCTAACTTGTCATTATTTGTAGGTATTTGGCCTTTCAACTCAAAtcattacttttctttttaaaatccctattttttttctattgacAAAAGCTttacaaataacaataattaaattccACCTCATAAAACAATGTATGTCACCATGTTTATTATGTatcatcattaattatttaaacaatgtTAATGATTTGAATCtatttattacatattaaaaaaactcaattaaagctacttaaaatcttattattgaattaaaatttcagaacaaatataaaattcaacatttttaACCAAATATATTTAGGCCATTATAAATCTTGGTGCTCGTATTTGTTACTCCAAGAAGGGCTATGATAAAGGAAACGCTACTTACATGTGTTTTAAATTTCGGTAGTACTGCTGGGGTCTAAATTTTCCCATAGTTGTCAAACACTGGCGCAAAAACATTGAAACACGAGACAAcataattgagaaaaaaaaaagacagctTAATAACGTCTCTATATCTACGTGTAAAGTTACGTTACACAACTACACACGGAGACAGAGTGAGTTGAATATGCATCTCGTAGCCTAGCGTGCCTCCTCGGATACCCACACCACACCATAAATAACCATTCATAAAACCACAAACTTCGATTACGTAACTGCCAGTTAATTATCCAACACTATACAGACTGTCATCTAACGTCTCTCTTTCCTCTCATAAAaccttctttattttattttttctaaactcTCACCACGCACACCCACATCATCCCCAACGCGTGCTCCCCACGCTCCTCCATTAAACACTCTTTGCCTAACGCGTGGACTGAACTACTTCCAGGAAAAAGTGGATTAGGGTTACACTGCTCAGTTTTGAATAAAGAAACGCTTTGAAATAGTGTCTAACTCTGTGACAGTGTACCCCACTTGTAAAGcttcaatttttctttgttacACATCTCTCACCTATATATACTCTTCTCTTAAATCCCCGCAATACGCAAGAAGAAATTGTCAAGCCAACTCAACTTGTTGGCATCTTTTGTTCAGAAAATGGCAACCATTCTTTTgaaaatcttctttctcttatcTATCTTCAACGTCTCTTTGGCTACAAGGAGGTTGAATGAGTTGGTGCAGAACCCTACTCAGCTTCTTCACTACCACAATGGCCCTCTTCTTTCTGGCAAAATCTCAATCAACCTCATTTGGTACGGTCACTTCAAACCTTCCCAGAAGGCAATAGTCTCCGATTTCATCACCTCACTCTCACCTTCATCCTCTCCACCACAGACCACCCAACCATCCGTCTTCTCCTGGTGGAAAACCACCGAGAAATACTACCACCTCAGCAGTAACAAAAAGTCCTCCCGTAaactttccttttctctcaacAAACAGATTCTGGACGAAAGCTATTCGCTTGGGAAATCCCTCACCAACAAGCACCTCATTGAGTTGGCTTCCAAGGGTGAACACAGAAACGCCGTCAATGTGGTTTTGACCTCGGCTGACGTGGCAGTTGAGGGCTTCTGCATGAGCCGATGTGGAACCCACGGTTCCTCCTCGACGGGGCGTACCAAGGGGAACGACAAGAGCTACAAATTCGCTTACATTTGGGTTGGGAACTCCGAGACTCAGTGCCCGGGTCAATGCGCTTGGCCGTTTCACCAACCGATTTATGGGCCGCAGAGCCCGCCGTTGGTGGCGCCTAACAACGATGTGGGCATCGACGGGATGGTTATCAACCTGGCGAGCCTGTTGG
This window of the Vigna angularis cultivar LongXiaoDou No.4 chromosome 7, ASM1680809v1, whole genome shotgun sequence genome carries:
- the LOC108337333 gene encoding protein PHOSPHATE-INDUCED 1 codes for the protein MATILLKIFFLLSIFNVSLATRRLNELVQNPTQLLHYHNGPLLSGKISINLIWYGHFKPSQKAIVSDFITSLSPSSSPPQTTQPSVFSWWKTTEKYYHLSSNKKSSRKLSFSLNKQILDESYSLGKSLTNKHLIELASKGEHRNAVNVVLTSADVAVEGFCMSRCGTHGSSSTGRTKGNDKSYKFAYIWVGNSETQCPGQCAWPFHQPIYGPQSPPLVAPNNDVGIDGMVINLASLLAGTATNPFGNGFFQGPAGAPLEAASACPGVYGKGAYPGYAGNLLVDSSTGASYNAHGANGRKYLLPSLYDPSTSSCSTLV